In Gambusia affinis linkage group LG06, SWU_Gaff_1.0, whole genome shotgun sequence, one DNA window encodes the following:
- the numa1 gene encoding nuclear mitotic apparatus protein 1 isoform X1, with translation MTNLGTKALLSWVNSVTALKSEIQIDNLQDGAVLVKLIHVLKKREIPCFSDSFEDRVRFITEFLEGECKFNPTKGTPISWDSIKDGKNLTVEISKVLLLLFYHDMMNDRHTLSELDCDAERELANMTDCYVSEKEGCVYLNKTLDTYLTRRYLPVSRQIFHNSSSNSTSTSNLSTSSSVSDNESPVFLRTQKVAFVDLETVASSSVSKSPLAEVMNTPKFQMRKMRRQMMKEREYRDDLEKQLASTITLITQKESHINQLQYRLDKVKKEQRNQEQTITEQITELEAKNNSLQLRLNELLKENKDLKSTSVYMERKVDELTGENGDLSFQMRALCSKLAVFEAENGQLTQAQASAEEEWRNKTSHLQSELNQATTQKELLYDQVQILQGKISCLEEELNKANKEEVGENMGPVMEREMLETEIISLKNELEGTLCSLRKAEEQIHAITHKLAECEEEITRYKELLKQQKAQTEQMIQAKDEIVDNLRKDLDAQRTVLEQEISDLKLQLEHIEHQKTEQMTKLQQHIAACEQEITTLKDLKREHEDLLHQTDAKMKDLEMKLVAATTLLADRDQQIYNLKEEVNLFAEESKISKDEIQSKQDTLDKLLEEKSHEEEILHNKIQTLTVCTEGLNSSLKRAQEEIHFKQDLLAKTQQENAEEKKILQQQILNCQEEVQRLKGEIMQKNEELVSLKNASTQHSQSLQQEINSLEVQIKSLNDALRKAEEVVRTQQGLLTKLQEEKSHQTELLQQQLSASEEEVKNLNKSIQAKEDQMRLMEIKGLEQASGLHKEINALKSQVECLDSSLKAAEENMQCKENQFAEQKQQNRQQIETLQMQMNASQDEIKKLKGEIEAKEEQMVQLKTEMSTKSESLQQQIDALNEQLKSISSSLQIAENQIKVKEDLLAKQEQESFLQIEELRISKTVLEDDLNQLMQDIKSKEDEVQTLKADHLKESEALYSEMQTLKNQIECLNESLQLATDQVLAKENLLAQKETEISRQNDSLQNLRAASEEETSRLREEIQDKEKEMCFLKNQSSEQTESFHNELNDLKSQVECLTSSLRAAEENLQSKENQFAEQQQQSTGQIETLKMQMNASQDEVKKLKAEINAKEEQMVHLKTETSNKSKSLEQEIDSLNEHIKSISSSLETAENQVKAREDLLAKQKQESSVQIEELRKYSTDLEQEVNQLKQDIQIKEDEVKMLKDDHCKESGVLNNEIQTLKDQVQCLNESLKSTTDQLLAKEKLLVQKETEISQQKDSHQNILATSEEEKQRLKEVIQDKEEQMRLLKSHNAEQTEVLHQEINDLKSQVECLSSSLRAAEETVQSKENEFAEQQQQSTQQIETLQMQMKASRDELKKLKVEVDAKEEQVVQLKTETSTKSESLQQEIEALNEQIKTISSSLEIAENKIKAKEDLLAKQEQESSLQIEELRKHRTVLEQEVNQLKQDIKSKEDEVQTLKADHWKESEDLNIKMQTLKNQIECLNESLQSATDQVLAKENLLAQKETEISQQNDSLQNLRAASEEETSRLREEIQAKREQLVNLKEEGATHSDMLQQEIKSLQTQLHDMAKTKKISEEELQTQKEVLQQQLSASEEELRKLRSESQSKEEQMELLKAENAKQLNLLNQEIESLNKQVETLGASIKKTEEEIHSREDLLAKQQKENAEQSQELESLHANVQQLNKQLEQLHSHEEEIEKLKESQAEKENNLLEAERKLQDLQAELSEARMLIADKDQNLNTLSQEVVLQVSLLKKAEEEAEAREKIVAELKLENSKQKAVLQDEIQELKGKLETISQSLCAKEQKLLETQQESAELVNNLQQELLLVKAELDNQKEALSSSLQTKDAAQALQLTTLKEKEVLLQEKEALMSKIIQMERAQRALEKQVEDAVIEKDRLAQVNQAMERKNLASCKVEADLQKELEILKMAKEQLLKRRETAEELELINGELKQQLAAKTEAAEHYKAQMEKAVSHYNSKKQLLQKSEEGNIELKQALQDKDNKLKAILQDNEILHLDLEKVQTNEKKLKGQVASLEAQLAYADQVLRTQNKIHGDGGGPTESAYLEVPRRTRLGFSTTAQVKRSMSSDSLDQSSLEDSLNTTRKLSAPGESSTPLVRSSERLAAKRQGLQAESLETLYFTPINTKRTRRNDKQSDDSDMELDSTRKNPTSSVKRRRTTQVINITMSKKTPGCSEDETFYSLHSARSQPNLTGAHAAQPMSLDMFNTPADKMKAASDQLIGLPGYRRSAVHSQSTSTFCGGAENEPDGGPEDWLRIAELQARNKSCLPHLKSSYPVESETGQGSALIFTDEELRTGDPSDTMRRASMRPGQLQDSLVSHRHSLIVGHTGVGSRSHRLSLMPGQLQSRASLSSQLRSPKNSKQSSSTLSVHQISPEKKTRSSCFPRPLTPKNKNVSSGPSSANLHPILSPADRRQSMMFTIDNTPKSNNYLKKGLNKLRNSTRKSPGKGLRKSPSHKNARKGLENSPSVNAQASVGRSAKAGSFKAPQVAAQAQRGSQATSRSAKSPGLTASARKKQDSVKEERVF, from the exons GTTAATAGTGTCACTGCATTGAAAAGCGAGATACAGATCGATAATTTACAGGATGGGGCGGTTCTGGTGAAACTGATTCATGTACT GAAAAAGAGGGAAATCCCCTGTTTTAGTGATTCTTTTGAGGATCGGGTTCGTTTCATTACAGAGTTCCTGGAAG gaGAGTGCAAATTTAACCCAACTAAAGGTACCCCTATATCATGGGACAGCATAAAAGATGGAAAGAACCTAACGGTGGAAATTtcaaag GtgcttttgttgctgttttatcaTGACATGATGAATGATCGCCACACTCTTAGTGAACTGGATTGTGATGCAGAG CGTGAGCTTGCCAACATGACTGACTGTTATGTGAGTGAGAAAGAAGGTTGTGTTTATCTGAACAAAACACTGGACACATACTTGACAAGGAGAT ATCTGCCTGTATCTCGACAAATCTTTCACAATTCGTCATCCAACTCCACTTCCACCTCCAATCTGTCCACCTCCTCCTCGGTCTCAGACAATGAGTCTCCAGTCTTTCTGCGAACACAGAAGGTCGCCTTTGTTGATCTGGAAACGGTGGCTTCCTCCTCTGTCAG caaaTCTCCTCTGGCTGAGGTCATGAATACGCCCAAGTTTCAGATGAGAAAAATGCGAAGACAGATgatgaaagagagagaatacaGAGATGACCTGGAGAAGCAGCTAGCCAGCACAATTACACTAATTACCCAGAAAG aatctCATATCAACCAGTTGCAGTACCGCCTAGATAAGgtgaaaaaggaacaaagaaatCAGGAGCAGACAATCACCGAACAAATCACTGAGCTTGAGGCCAAAAACAACTC GTTACAATTGCGGCTTAATGAGCTGCTAAAGGAAAACAAGGATTTGAAGAGTACCTCTGTTTATATGGAGCGGAAGGTGGATGAACTTACAGGAGAAAATGGTGATCTCTCCTTCCAG ATGAGAGCTTTATGTTCCAAGTTGGCCGTCTTTGAAGCAGAAAACGGCCAGCTGACACAAGCTCAAGCGTCTGCTGAGGAGGagtggagaaacaaaacaagccaTTTGCAATCAGAACTAAACCAAGCAACCACACAAAAG GAACTCTTGTATGACCAAGTTCAGATCCTCCAAGGAAAAATCTCCTGTTTAGAGGAAGAactaaacaaagcaaacaaagagGAAGTTGGGGAAAACATGGGTCCTGTAATGGAG AGAGAAATGTTGGAGACTGAAATTATCAGTCTGAAGAATGAGCTTGAGGGCACACTTTGTTCCCTAAGAAAGGCAGAAGAACAGATTCACGCCATAACTCACAAGTTGGCTGAATGCGAGGAAGAAATAACTCGGTATAAAGAGCTACTTAAACAACAAAAGGCACAAACTGAGCAAATGATTCAAGCCAAGGATGAAATTGTGGACAATCTGAGAAAAGATCTGGATGCACAGAGAACGGTTCTTGAACAAGAAATCAGTGATCTGAAACTTCAGCTTGAGCATATTGAGCACCAGAAAACTGAGCAGATGACCAAACTGCAACAACACATTGCTGCTTGTGAACAGGAAATAACGACATTAAAAGACCTAAAGAGAGAGCACGAAGATCTTCTACATCAGACTGATGCAAAGATGAAGGATCTGGAGATGAAGCTGGTGGCTGCTACCACTCTGTTAGCTGATAGGGACCAACAAATTTACAACCTCAAAGAAGAAGTCAACTTGTTTGcagaagaaagtaaaataagcaAAGATGAAATTCAGTCCAAACAAGACACACTTGATAAATTACTAGAGGAAAAATCACATGAAGAAGAAATTCTTCACAATAAAATCCAAACCTTAACAGTTTGTACAGAAGGCCTTAATTCATCCCTGAAACGGGCTCAGGAGGAAATCCATTTTAAGCAAGATCTGCTGGCTAAAACCCAGCAAGAgaatgctgaagaaaaaaaaatacttcagcaACAGATTTTAAACTGTCAGGAGGAGGTGCAGAGGCTAAAAGGAGAGATTATGCAAAAAAATGAGGAACTAGTTTCTCTCAAGAATGCTAGCACTCAACATTCTCAGTCTCTTCAGCAAGAGATCAACAGCCTagaagttcaaataaaaagtcttaatGATGCTTTAAGAAAAGCTGAGGAAGTAGTTCGGACCCAGCAGGGCTTGCTTACAAAACTGCAAGAAGAAAAGTCTCACCAAACAGAGCTTCTGCAGCAACAACTGTCTGCTTCTGAAGAGGAAGTAAAAAACCTAAACAAGTCAATCCAGGCTAAGGAAGATCAGATGCGGTTGATGGAAATCAAAGGTTTGGAACAGGCTAGTGGTTTACATAAAGAGATAAATGCTTTGAAGTCTCAGGTTGAATGTCTTGATTCCTCACTGAAAGCAGCTGAAGAGAACATGCAATGCAAGGAAAATCAGTTTGcagaacagaaacagcagaacagACAGCAAATAGAAACCCTTCAAATGCAGATGAATGCATCTCAAGATGAGATAAAGAAGTTAAAAGGAGAGATTGAGGCTAAAGAGGAGCAGATGGTTCAGCTAAAGACAGAGATGTCTACAAAATCAGAgtcactgcagcagcagattgaTGCTCTAAATGAGCAGTTGAAAAGCATCTCCAGTTCATTACAGATTGCTGAAAACCAAATTAAAGTCAAGGAAGACCTCTTAGCCAAACAAGAACAGGAAAGTTTTTTGCAGATTGAAGAATTAAGAATAAGCAAAACTGTTCTTGAGGATGATTTGAATCAGCTGATGCAAGATATTAAATCTAAAGAGGATGAAGTTCAAACATTGAAGGCTGATCACTTAAAGGAGTCAGAGGCCCTATACAGCGAGATGCAAACTCTAAAGAACCAGATAGAATGTTTGAATGAATCTCTCCAGCTTGCAACAGACCAAGTCTTGGCTAAAGAAAACCTGCTAGctcagaaagaaactgaaatttccCGGCAGAACGATTCACTTCAAAACTTGAGGGCTGCTTCTGAAGAAGAAACATCAAGGCTGAGGGAGGAGATCCAGGATAAAGAGAAGGAGATGTGTTTCTTGAAAAATCAAAGTTCAGAGCAAACAGAGTCATTTCATAATGAGTTAAATGATTTAAAGTCCCAGGTTGAATGTCTTACGTCCTCATTGAGAGCAGCTGAGGAGAACTTGCAGTcgaaagaaaatcagtttgcagagcaacaacaacagagcACTGGGCAAATAGAAACTCTGAAGATGCAGATGAATGCATCTCAAGATGAGgtaaaaaagcttaaagcaGAAATTAATGCTAAGGAGGAGCAGATGGTTCACCTGAAGACTGAAAcgtcaaataaatcaaagtccCTGGAGCAGGAAATTGACTCTCTAAATGAACATATAAAAAGCATCTCTAGTTCTCTGGAAACTGCTGAAAATCAAGTTAAAGCTAGGGAAGATCTCTTagcaaagcaaaaacaggaaagttCTGTGCAGATTGAAGAATTAAGAAAATACAGTACAGATCttgagcaggaagtgaatcaatTGAAACAAGACATTCAAATCAAAGAGGATGAAGTCAAAATGCTAAAAGATGATCACTGCAAGGAATCTGGTGTCTTAAACAATGAGATCCAAACTCTGAAGGATCAAGTCCAATGTTTGAATGAATCCCTCAAGTCTACAACAGACCAACTGCTGGCTAAAGAGAAGCTGTTGGTtcagaaggaaacagaaatttCTCAGCAGAAGGATTCACATCAGAACATCTTGGCCACTTCTGAAGAGGAGAAGCAAAGACTTAAGGAAGTGATCCAGGACAAAGAGGAACAGATGAGACTCTTAAAAAGTCACAATGCTGAGCAGACAGAAGTTTTACATCAGGAGATAAATGATTTGAAGTCTCAGGTTGAATGTCTTAGTTCCTCATTGAGGGCAGCTGAAGAGACTGTGCAGTCAAAGGAAAACGAGTTTGCTGAACAGCAACAACAGAGCACTCAGCAAATTGAAACCCTTCAAATGCAGATGAAAGCATCTCGAGACGAGCTAAAGAAGCTGAAAGTAGAGGTTGATGCTAAAGAGGAGCAGGTGGTTCAACTAAAGACAGAGACGTCTACAAAATCAGAGTCGCTGCAGCAGGAGATTGAAGCTTTAAATGAGCAGATAAAAACCATCTCTAGTTCTCTGGAGattgctgaaaacaaaattaaagccAAAGAAGATCTCTTAGCCAAACAAGAACAGGAAAGTTCTTTGCAGATTGAAGAAttgagaaaacacagaacagtTCTTGAGCAGGAGGTGAATCAACTGAAGCAAGATATTAAATCTAAAGAGGATGAAGTCCAAACATTGAAAGCTGATCACTGGAAGGAGTCTGAGGACTTAAACATTAAGATGCAAACTCTAAAGAATCAGATAGAATGTTTGAATGAATCTCTCCAGTCTGCAACAGACCAAGTCTTGGCTAAAGAAAACTTGCTAGctcagaaagaaactgaaatttccCAGCAGAACGATTCACTTCAAAACCTGAGGGCTGCTTCTGAAGAAGAAACATCAAGGCTGAGGGAAGAGATCCAAGCAAAACGAGAGCAACTTGTCAACCTTAAAGAAGAAGGTGCCACACACTCAGATATGCttcagcaggaaataaaaagtttgcaaaCACAACTGCATGATATggccaaaacaaagaaaatcagtgaggaagagctgcagacTCAGAAGGAGGTTCTTCAGCAACAACTGTCGGCTTCTGAGGAAGAACTGAGGAAGCTGAGAAGTGAGAGTCAATCCAAGGAAGAACAGATGGAGCTGCTGAAGGCTGAAAACGCAAAGCAGTTGAACTTGCTAAATCAAGAGATCGAAAGTTTAAACAAACAGGTGGAAACTCTCGGCGCTTCAATCAAAAAGACGGAAGAAGAAATCCACTCCCGTGAAGATCTTTTGGCTAAGCAACAAAAGGAAAACGCAGAACAGAGTCAAGAACTTGAGAGCTTGCATGCGAATGTCCAACAGTTAAATAAACAGCTAGAACAACTTCACTCGCATGAAGAGgaaattgaaaaattaaaagaatccCAGgctgagaaagaaaacaacctcCTTGAAGCTGAAAGGAAGCTTCAGGATCTGCAGGCAGAGTTGTCAGAAGCAAGGATGCTCATTGCTGACAAAGATCAAAATCTGAACACCTTGAGTCAGGAGGTTGTGCTTCAGGTTAGTTTgctaaaaaaagcagaagaagaggctGAGGCTAGGGAGAAAATTGTGGCTGAGTTAAAGCTGGAGAACTCCAAGCAGAAAGCTGTTCTTCAAGATGAGATACAGGAGCTTAAAGGAAAGTTGGAAACAATTTCTCAAAGTCTTTGTGCCAAAGAGCAGAAATTACTTGAAACTCAGCAGGAGTCTGCAGAGCTGGTGAACAATCTCCAGCAGGAGCTTCTCTTGGTAAAGGCAGAGCTTGATAACCAAAAAGAGGCCCTATCTTCAAGTCTTCAAACAAAAGACGCTGCTCAGGCCTTACAGTTGACCACGCTGAAGGAAAAGGAGGTTcttttacaagaaaaagaagcacTCATGTCCAAGATAATTCAAATGGAGAGGGCTCAAAGAGCTCTGGAGAAACAGGTTGAAGATGCAGTCATTGAGAAAGACAGGCTTGCTCAAGTCAATCAGGCCATGGAGAGGAAGAATCTTGCCTCTTGTAAAGTGGAGGCTGATTTGCAAAAAGAGcttgaaattctgaaaatggCAAAAGAGCAACTTTTGAAGCGGAGAGAAACGGCAGAAGAACTTGAGCTCATCAATGGAGAGCTGAAGCAGCAActtgcagcaaaaacagaagctgCTGAACACTACAAGGCTCAG ATGGAGAAAGCTGTAAGCCATTACAACAGCAAGAAGCAGCTTCTCCAGAAAAGCGAAGAGGGAAACATTGAGCTTAAACAGGCTCTACAGGACAAAGACAACAAACTCAAAGCAATTCTCCAGGATAATGAGATCCTCCATCTTGACTTGGAGAAAGTCCAGACCAATGAGAAAAAACTCAAGGGTCAGGTCGCCAGTTTAGAGGCACAG CTGGCTTATGCCGATCAAGTCCTGAGAACACAGAATAAGATCCATGGTGATGGAGGTGGTCCCACAGAGTCTGCATACCTAGAGGTTCCCAGGAGGACACGCTTGGGTTTTAGCACTACAGCACAGGTGAAGAGGTCCATGAGCTCGGACAGTCTGGACCAAAGCTCACTGGAGGACTCACTTAACACTACAAG aaaactgtcTGCACCTGGAGAATCAAGCACTCCACTAGTTCGAAGCTCAGAACGTTTGGCAGCCAAACGTCAAGGCCTTCAGGCAGAGTCACTGGAAACTCTGTATTTTACACCCATTAACACTAAACGAACTAGAAG GAATGACAAACAAAGTGATGATTCTGATATGGAGCTGGACTCGACCCGAAAAAACCCAACTTCGTCTGTAAAGAGACGCAGAACCACACAGGTCATAAATATCACTATGTCCAAG AAAACTCCAGGTTGCAGTGAAGATGAGACCTTTTACAGCCTGCATTCAGCTCGCTCCCAACCAAACCTCACTGGTGCTCATGCTGCACAACCCATGTCTTTGGACATGTTTAATACACCAGCTGACAAGATGAAAGCTGCCAGTGATCAGCTCATTGGCCTCCCAGGCTACAGACGGAGCGCCGTCCATTCACAAA GTACCAGTACATTCTGTGGGGGAGCAGAGAACGAACCTGATGGTGGGCCTGAGGATTGGCTGAGGATCGCAGAGCTGCAGGCCAGGAACAAGTCCTGCCTCCCGCATCTGAAAAGTAGCTACCCTGTGGAGTCAGAG ACTGGCCAGGGCAGTGCCTTAATTTTCACGGACGAAGAGCTTCGCACTGGGGACCCATCAGACACAATGCGACGGGCCTCCATGAGGCCAGGCCAACTGCAGGACTCCCTGGTCTCCCATCGCCACTCCCTCATTGTGGGCCACACGGGGGTTGGTTCTCGGTCCCATCGTCTGTCCTTGATGCCAGGCCAGCTGCAATCAAGAGCATCCCTCTCCTCTCAGCTGAGAAGCCCAAAGAATTCCAAGCAGTCATCATCCACTTTATCTGTTCACCAGATTTCACCTGAG aaaaagacGAGATCTAGCTGCTTCCCTCGTCCACTCACTCCCAAGAACAAGAATGTGAGCAGTGGACCATCCAGTGCTAATCTTCACCCCATCCTTAGTCCT GCTGATCGTCGGCAGTCTATGATGTTCACGATTGACAACACCCCAAAGAGCAACAACTACCTAAAGAAAGGGCTGAACAAACTGCGCAATTCCACTCGAAAATCTCCTGGAAAAGGTCTGAGAAAGTCGCCGTCCCACAAAAATGCTCGAAAGGGTCTGGAAAACTCCCCTTCAGTAAACGCTCAAGCCTCAGTGGGACGATCTGCGAAAGCTGGCAGCTTTAAGGCCCCCCAGGTTGCAGCTCAGGCACAGAGAGGATCTCAAGCCACTAGCAGGTCTGCAAAGTCTCCCGGACTCACTGCTAGTGCTCGCAAG aaGCAAGACTCTGTAAAGGAAGAGAGAGTTTTCTGA